The Kribbella jejuensis region AGCGTGGGCTGCTCGATGGTTCGGGTGCGCTGACTGCTGACGGGATCGCGCTGCGGCAGCAGGTCGAGGACACGACGGATGCGCTGGCGGATCAGGGCTGGCGGGCGCTGGGAGATGTCTTGTCTACCGAGTTGCACGAGTTGGTTCACCCGTTGAGCGCCGTACTCATGGCTGACGGGCTGATTCCCGCGGACAACCCGATGGCGTTGCGCTGGGACTGACGGCGGCTCAGCGCTTTGGTCTGCGAAGGCCGGCCGTGGCGGCTCGCAGTACGGCGGCTGTGAGCGCGTCGAGGATGCCGGACTCGAGCTTCCAGTGCTGCCAGTACAACGGCACGTCGACGTACTTGCCTGGGGCAACCTCCACCAGGCGGCCGGCGGCCAGCTCGGGGCCGGCCACCTGATCCTCGATCATCCCCCAGCCGAGGCCGATCCGGACCGCCTCGTGGAACGGCGCGGACGCCGGGATCGCGTGCGACGGCGGATCCAGCTTGCGCCGCGTGACCTTGCTGACCAGGCGGTGCTGCAGCACGTCCTTCTCGTTGAAGATCACCATCGGCGCCTCGGCAAGGGCCTCCGGCAACGGTTTCCCGGTCAGCCAGCGATCGGCGTACTCCGGGGTGGCGAGTGGGAGGTACCGCATCTTTCCGAGCGGTACGACGCGACAGCCCTGCACCGGGCGCGGATCGGCCGTGACCGCGGCCAGCACCGTGCCGTTGCGCAGGTACTCCGCGGAGTGCTCCTCGTCCTCCTGGTGGACCAGGAACCGCGCGTCGTGCGTCCGGGACAGGTCGAGCATCGCGGGCAGGAACCAGTTGTTCAGCGAGTCGGCGTTCACCGCGAGGGGGATCCGCTGCGCGTCGACCGTACCGCGGACGGCGGCGATCGCCTCGACCTCGAGCAACGCGACCTGACGCGCGAGCCGGAGCAACGCCTCCCCCGCCGCGGTCGCCCGAGCGGGCTTGCCGCGCATCACCACGACCTGACCCAGACGGCTCTCCAACGCCTTGATTCGTTGGCTCACCGCGGACGGTGTGACGCTCAGACGGCGCGCGGCCGCGTCGAAGCTGCCCTCGTCAAGGACTGCCACGAAGGTCTCGAGCTGCACGGAGTCGAATTGCATGGTGAAGTCATTCTAATGGTGCGTGAAAATCTTTAGCTGGCTTGATGGCCTGGGTGTCCTTACTGTCGAGACATGCCCTACCTCGCCGGTTTCGCCACGGCACTGTCCCTGATCGTCGCGATCGGCGCCCAGAACGCATTCGTCCTCCGCCAAGGCCTCCGCCGCGAACACGTACTCCCGGTGGTACTGACCTGCGCTCTCTCGGACGCCCTGCTCATCTCCAGCGGCATCCTCGGCCTGGGCGCCCTCCTCACCCGCAGCCAACTCGCCCTGGACATCGCGAAGTGGGGCGGCGCCGCGTTCCTCTACACGTACGCCTTCCTCGCCGCGAGACGCGCCTTCAACCCCAGCGCCATAACCCCCACCAGCAATGCCCCCGCCGCCTTGCGCACTGTCGTCCTGGCCTGCCTGGGCTTCACGTACCTGAACCCGCACGTCTACCTCGACACCGTCGTCCTCCTAGGCTCCCTGGCCAACCAACGAGGCACCATGGGCCGCTGGCTCTACGGCCTAGGCGCAGTAACCGCCAGCTTCACCTGGTTCTTCTCCCTAGGCTTCTTTTCCCGCAAACTAACCCCCACCTTCGCCCGCCCCCGCTCCTGGCAATACCTGGACACAGCCATAGCCCTCCTAATGACAACCCTCGCCACCTGGATGCTCCTCCCCTGATATCCACAGGCACACAATCCACCTGCCCCCACCCCCCAAATCCGGATACACTGTCAGTAGCAAGGCCAGCCCCTCTGCCCACTCGGGCACGGGCTGGTCGTCTTTTTTCCCGGGGATTTCCCAGTGCCTTCCTATGCCAAGCCACACCTGTCCTTCGAGGCCCAAGTCGAACTGCTCGAGAGCAGAGGCATGGTCATCGACGATCCCGCCGCAGCCGCCGAACTGCTGAGCGTGATCGGCTACTACCGATTGAGCGGCTATTGGTACCCGTACCGCCGGCAACTCGGCTCCCGACAACGCGCCGACCAGTTCGTCGACGGGACGAAGTTCTCCACGGTTGTCCGGCTGTACGACGCCGACCGGCGCCTCAAGCTGCATGTCCTGGACGCGATCGAGCGCGTCGAAATCGCGCTTCGCGTGATGATCGGCTTCACCTTGGGCAAGCGTGGGGCGTATGCGCACCTCTCCCCGGCGAACCTCGACGGCCAGTTCACGCGATCCATCCGAGGCCGACCCAGCCACTACGACGACTGGCTGGGCCGGGTCCTCGCGGGTCAGGCTCGCTCGTCCGAGGACTTCGTCGTTCATTTCCAGACGAAGTACGACGGCCGGCTGCCGGTGTGGGTGGTGACCGAGATCCTGGACTTCGGATCCACCGCACACTTGTACCGGGGGCTCAAGTCCGCCGACCGGGCGGCGATCGCCGTCGATCTCGGCATCCTTGACGAGCGTGGCGCAGGGAACGGTCACGCCCTCGGCAACTGGCTCCGGGTGCTCAACTACGTTCGCAACATCTGCGCTCATCATTCACGGTTGTGGAATCGGCACCTCGTCTACCAGATTGCGCCACGCCCACTTGCCGCCGTGCCGGAGTTACGTCAGCTGAGCGGCCTGCAGATGACGCACAATCGCATCTACTCGACGCTGTGCGTGCTGGCGTATCTCTTGCAGACGGTCGGCCGAAGTGACTGGGTTGCAGAGCTTCGTCAATTGGTAGATCAGGAGATTCCTGCCTGTGGGCGGAGCTTGTCTGAGATGGGGTTTCCGGTGGGGTGGGAGGGGTGTTGGCCGTGGACGTGACTGTGTTGTGTGATGCGGTGGCTGTGTTTCCTGAGGGGGTGGGGGAGGCGTTGGTGGGGTGGGATGTGGGGGATGAGGAGTGGGCTGGGCGGGTGGTGCCGGGGAATGTGGTGGGGGAGGGGTGGTTGCTGCATTTTCATAGTTTCTTGGTGGTTGAGGGGTCGCGGGTGGTGTTGGTGGATGCGGGGGTTGGGCCTGCGGGTGGGGAGGCGGCTGAGTGGCTGGGGGTTGCGGGGCGGTTGCCTGGGTTGTTGGGGCGGGTGGGGGTGGAGGTCGCGGAGGTGGATGCGGTCGTGTTGACGCATGTGCATCTGGATCACGTGGGGTGGGCGTCCGATGGGGTGCGGCCCTTGTTTCCGCGGGCGGAGTACGTGGTGCAGCGGGATGAGCTCGAGTACGTGCGTGGCGGGACGACGTACACGCAACGCATCCGGCCGATCGAGGAGGCCGGTCAGCTGCGGGTGGTGACGGGCGAAACGGTGCTTGGCGGGATGCGGCTGGTGCCGACGCCGGGTCACACGCCAGGGCATCAGTCGGTGGTCACGGACCGGGCGATCCTCGCCGGGGACGTGTTCGTGCACCCCGCGCAGGTCCGTCGGCCCGAGCTGACGTACGTCTACGAACGCGACCCCGCCACCGCAGTCACCTCCCGCCGTGACCTGCTGACGCTGGCCTCCACCCTCGGCATTCCACTAGCCGCCGCCCACCCCCACCCAGCCCTGTCCTCCACAGCCGAGCCAGTCACCTCATCAGGCCCCGGCAACACCCCCTGCCCACCCCACAACCTCCAGCCCAACAACACCCACAGACCCGCCCAGGCGCAGTGCGCTTAGCGGTAGCCGGTGGTGTTGGCTGGTTTGCCTGGTTGTTGTACTTCGGTGAGGTAGCGCCAGGCGTCGGGGCGGGAGCCGTCCAGGTCGGTGAAGTTGTAGAGCTGGGCCAGTTCGCCGCTGGAGGTGGATTTGCCGTTCCAGCGGCGGACGTCGGGGTCGGCTGCCAGGGCTGCTACGGCTCGGCCGACGTAGGACGGGCTTTCGGAGATCGCGAAGTGCGGGATGCGTTCGGTGGCGTCCTGCCAGTTGTCCTCGCGGACGCCGAAGGCCTCCAGCATCGCCTCCGAGCGGAGCCAGCCGGGCGTGAGGAGTACGGCGGTTGCGTCGTACTTGTCCAGCTCGTGCGCCAGCGCGAACGCGACCCGGCTGACCGCGCCCTTCGCGACGTCGTAGAAGAACGAGACGCGGTAGTTCTCCGCGTTGAACTCGTTCGTACCGTCGGTCATCTCGATCACCAGGCCGCCGGGCGACTTGATCAGCAGCGGGAGCGCGTAGTGCGCTGTGATCACGTGCGTGTTCACCCCGAGCTGCAGTAGTCGCAGGCCCGCATCGAGGTCGCTCTCCCAGACGGTCTTGTCCCACTCGGGTTCGCCGTGTTGACCCCAGATGTCGTTCACCAGGATGTGCAGCGCGCCCTGCTCGCGCTCGATCCGCTCGACCAGCGCCCGGACCTGCGCGGGATCCAGATGATCCACCGGTACGGCGATCCCGCGCCCGCCGGCCTTGTCGACCAGCTCCGCCGTTTCCTCGATCGTCTCCGGGCGATCCATCTCGGATCGTCGCGCCCGCGTGCTCCGCCCGGTCACGTACACGGTCGCGCCGGCCGCGCCGAGCTCCACCGCGATTCCCCGGCCCGCCGCCCGAGTCGCCCCGGCGACCAGCGCCACCTTCCCCGCCAACGGCTGCATCCCGTCCTCCTCCGAACTCAATCCATACACTGTACGATTATGTACCATACGGCGTATGGTTAACGTCGGCAACCGTTCCGGACGACCGCGGGCGGGGGAGGAGCGGCTCAGCCGGGAGGCGATCCTGCTCGCCGCGCTGCGGATTGTCGACGCCGAGGGCATCGACGCGCTGACCATGCGCCGGCTCGCGGCGACGTTGAAGGTGAACCCGATGTCGCTGTACCACCACCTGCCGAACAAGGCCGCCGTCCTGGCCGGCCTCGCCGAGCTGGTCTTCGCCGAACTCGAGCTACCCGACCCCGGCGACAGCGTGCCCTGGGACGAGCAACTGAAGGACGCCGCCCGCGCCTACCGGAACGGCCTCCGCGCCCACCCGAACCTCGCACTCCAGGTGCTGTCCGACCCGGCGGCGGTGTCGAACGTCGTCGTGGTCACGATGGAGCCGTTCTACCGTGCCCTCGATCGTGCCGGCCTGGCCCCACGCCAGATCTTCGAGGCCGCGAACACGCTGATCGACTTCATCCACGGTTTCAGCCTCGGCGAGACGTCCGTCCGCGGTGAGACCTTCGAGCTCGCGCCCGATCTCCTGGCCCAGGTCCGCGCCCTCCCAGAGGACAAGGCGCCGACCCTGACCCGGATCGTCAACGAACTGGGACCGGACGGTCTCGCCTACGACTTCGACAGCGGCTTCGAGTCGGGCCTGTCCACCCTGGTGGCCGGCTTCGCGCGATAACGCGAGATCGCGACGCCGACCAGGCACAACGCACCACCGCCGAACGCGAGCGGCGCCGGACTCTCGCCGAGCAACAGCCACCCGAGCGCGATCGCCAGCGGCGGAACCAGGTACGTCGTTGCGCCCATCCGCCCCGCGGTGGTCCGAGCCAACGCGTAAGCCCAAGTAGTAAAGGCGATCGCGGTCGGAAACGCGCCAAGAAAAACGATCCACCAAACGTTCGACGGCCGCACCTCGCGAACCAGGGCAGGCCCGAACGGCAAACAAGCAACCGCACCGATCACGCAGGACAGCCAGGTGACCTCCAACGCGGGAAGCCGCCCGAGCAGCGGCTTCTGTGACACGACACCGATCGCGTATGCCACCGCCGCGACCAAGCACAGCACCACGCCCCACACCTCGGTCCCACCACCGGACGACGACAGCCCGATCACGACGACGCCGCCGAACGCGACCAAACTCCCGATCACCAACCGTTGCGGGAATCCCTCATGCAGGAAGAGCCCAGCCAGCAAGGCGATCAGCAGCGGCCCGATGTTCACGAGCATCGCCGTCGTGCCCGCATCGAGATGCCGCTCGGCCTCGTTCAGCGCCAGGTTGTAGACGCCGAACCACAACAGACCGCACACGAGCAACAATTTCCAGTCCGCCCGAGCAGGCCAGCGCCGCCGGCGGGCGAACACGAAGAACCCGAGCACCACGCTGCCGACGAGCAACCGCCCGAGCGACAGCGCGCCGGCGGACATCCCCTGTCCGACGTGCCGGATCGCAACGAACGCCGACGCCCACAACACCACGGTCACCGCCGCCGCGCCCGCTGCAAGCGCACCCTGTTTCCTCATATTCGTACAACGTTTTCGCCACCCATGATGTGACACTAGGGCTCGGACGCTTCGGCAGCCGCCGAACTACGTGGCGCGGGCAACGAGGCAGGTACGACGAACGCGGTCAGCAGCACCGGGATCGTCAGGCCCGCGACCAGGATCGACATCGTGAACCACACCGACCCGACCGCGAACCCGGCGTACACCGCGATCGCCGACACCTCCGCGAACAGTCCCGAAACCGATGTCACGGTCGCCCGCGCCGGTCCGGTGATCGCGTCCTGCAGGCGCGCCTCGGACACCACGATCACGAGCTGCAGTACGCCGTACCCGATCGCGATCGGCAGGAAGCCCCACGGCGATCCGCTCAGCGCACCGACAGCGATCAGCACGGCCGTGACCGCCAGACCGCCGGCAAACGTTGCCGCACGCAACCTGTACAGAGGTCCGGCCAGTGCGCCGCCGATCGCCTGTGCCGCAACGGTTCCCGCGATCAGCAACGGGATCGCTCCGGTCGCGGCACCGGTCTCGCGGGCGAGCAGCGGGAAGTACTCGTCGAACCCGAGGAATCCACCCAGCAGCGCGACCAACAGCACCGCCCGCCGTACGACGCGACTGGTCAACACCTCGGACACACCGGTCCGCAACATGTGCACGTAGTTCGCGAGGGCGGCCTTGGCGCCGGGCTCGTCCGCCTCCCGCGCGCTCTCCACCGGCCGGGACTCAGGCAACGTCCACGCCACGAATGCCTCGACAAGGCAGCTCAGTACGCTCACCATTCCGGCGAGCATGTAGCCGCCGAGGTCGAACAGGGGTGCCGCGACAACGGTTGCCGCGAGGTTCGTCACCAAGGCGGCGGAGCGGGCGCGACCCAGCAGGGTCGGGTAGTGCTCGGCGCGGCCCCGGGCGGCGAGTTCGTCGTACACAAAGGCTTCGTACGTACCCGAGATCAACGCGGACGAGGCGCCCCAGAGGACGAAGCCCAACGCGAAGCCGGCGAACGAGGGCAGCGTGATCCAGGCGGCGTACCCGAGTCCGCTGATCAAGGCACCGAGGATCAGCAGCTTGCGTCGCGAGTACGCATCAGCCCACGCGCCGGACGGGACCTCGAGGACGAATCCGGTCGCGGACCAGATCACGAACAGCAGCGAGATCTGCGCAGCCGACAGCCCGTGGTCGGAGAAGAACAGCTGGTACAGCGGATACAGCGGGATGAAGTCGTGCAGCGCGCTGACGGCGATGATCCGGGCCGACAGCGCTCGGTCACTGGGTCAATGGTGTGGAGGAAGTCTCATGTCCTCGACCATACCGGTAAATGGCGCGCGGCTCCCGGGGAATTTCCGTCAGAGTAGAGCGATGGGAGAGGTCAGCGAACGGTTCTGGGCCAAGCTGCCGGACGGCAGCCGGGATGCCCTGGTGAACGGATTGAGCCAGTCCGAGTTGCAGTCCGTCCTGCTCGAC contains the following coding sequences:
- a CDS encoding LysR family transcriptional regulator ArgP, whose amino-acid sequence is MQFDSVQLETFVAVLDEGSFDAAARRLSVTPSAVSQRIKALESRLGQVVVMRGKPARATAAGEALLRLARQVALLEVEAIAAVRGTVDAQRIPLAVNADSLNNWFLPAMLDLSRTHDARFLVHQEDEEHSAEYLRNGTVLAAVTADPRPVQGCRVVPLGKMRYLPLATPEYADRWLTGKPLPEALAEAPMVIFNEKDVLQHRLVSKVTRRKLDPPSHAIPASAPFHEAVRIGLGWGMIEDQVAGPELAAGRLVEVAPGKYVDVPLYWQHWKLESGILDALTAAVLRAATAGLRRPKR
- a CDS encoding LysE/ArgO family amino acid transporter, with the protein product MPYLAGFATALSLIVAIGAQNAFVLRQGLRREHVLPVVLTCALSDALLISSGILGLGALLTRSQLALDIAKWGGAAFLYTYAFLAARRAFNPSAITPTSNAPAALRTVVLACLGFTYLNPHVYLDTVVLLGSLANQRGTMGRWLYGLGAVTASFTWFFSLGFFSRKLTPTFARPRSWQYLDTAIALLMTTLATWMLLP
- a CDS encoding Abi family protein, producing the protein MVIDDPAAAAELLSVIGYYRLSGYWYPYRRQLGSRQRADQFVDGTKFSTVVRLYDADRRLKLHVLDAIERVEIALRVMIGFTLGKRGAYAHLSPANLDGQFTRSIRGRPSHYDDWLGRVLAGQARSSEDFVVHFQTKYDGRLPVWVVTEILDFGSTAHLYRGLKSADRAAIAVDLGILDERGAGNGHALGNWLRVLNYVRNICAHHSRLWNRHLVYQIAPRPLAAVPELRQLSGLQMTHNRIYSTLCVLAYLLQTVGRSDWVAELRQLVDQEIPACGRSLSEMGFPVGWEGCWPWT
- a CDS encoding MBL fold metallo-hydrolase — encoded protein: MVEGSRVVLVDAGVGPAGGEAAEWLGVAGRLPGLLGRVGVEVAEVDAVVLTHVHLDHVGWASDGVRPLFPRAEYVVQRDELEYVRGGTTYTQRIRPIEEAGQLRVVTGETVLGGMRLVPTPGHTPGHQSVVTDRAILAGDVFVHPAQVRRPELTYVYERDPATAVTSRRDLLTLASTLGIPLAAAHPHPALSSTAEPVTSSGPGNTPCPPHNLQPNNTHRPAQAQCA
- a CDS encoding SDR family oxidoreductase, encoding MSSEEDGMQPLAGKVALVAGATRAAGRGIAVELGAAGATVYVTGRSTRARRSEMDRPETIEETAELVDKAGGRGIAVPVDHLDPAQVRALVERIEREQGALHILVNDIWGQHGEPEWDKTVWESDLDAGLRLLQLGVNTHVITAHYALPLLIKSPGGLVIEMTDGTNEFNAENYRVSFFYDVAKGAVSRVAFALAHELDKYDATAVLLTPGWLRSEAMLEAFGVREDNWQDATERIPHFAISESPSYVGRAVAALAADPDVRRWNGKSTSSGELAQLYNFTDLDGSRPDAWRYLTEVQQPGKPANTTGYR
- a CDS encoding TetR/AcrR family transcriptional regulator, yielding MVNVGNRSGRPRAGEERLSREAILLAALRIVDAEGIDALTMRRLAATLKVNPMSLYHHLPNKAAVLAGLAELVFAELELPDPGDSVPWDEQLKDAARAYRNGLRAHPNLALQVLSDPAAVSNVVVVTMEPFYRALDRAGLAPRQIFEAANTLIDFIHGFSLGETSVRGETFELAPDLLAQVRALPEDKAPTLTRIVNELGPDGLAYDFDSGFESGLSTLVAGFAR
- a CDS encoding DMT family transporter — protein: MRKQGALAAGAAAVTVVLWASAFVAIRHVGQGMSAGALSLGRLLVGSVVLGFFVFARRRRWPARADWKLLLVCGLLWFGVYNLALNEAERHLDAGTTAMLVNIGPLLIALLAGLFLHEGFPQRLVIGSLVAFGGVVVIGLSSSGGGTEVWGVVLCLVAAVAYAIGVVSQKPLLGRLPALEVTWLSCVIGAVACLPFGPALVREVRPSNVWWIVFLGAFPTAIAFTTWAYALARTTAGRMGATTYLVPPLAIALGWLLLGESPAPLAFGGGALCLVGVAISRYRAKPATRVDRPDSKPLSKS
- a CDS encoding MFS transporter; this translates as MSARIIAVSALHDFIPLYPLYQLFFSDHGLSAAQISLLFVIWSATGFVLEVPSGAWADAYSRRKLLILGALISGLGYAAWITLPSFAGFALGFVLWGASSALISGTYEAFVYDELAARGRAEHYPTLLGRARSAALVTNLAATVVAAPLFDLGGYMLAGMVSVLSCLVEAFVAWTLPESRPVESAREADEPGAKAALANYVHMLRTGVSEVLTSRVVRRAVLLVALLGGFLGFDEYFPLLARETGAATGAIPLLIAGTVAAQAIGGALAGPLYRLRAATFAGGLAVTAVLIAVGALSGSPWGFLPIAIGYGVLQLVIVVSEARLQDAITGPARATVTSVSGLFAEVSAIAVYAGFAVGSVWFTMSILVAGLTIPVLLTAFVVPASLPAPRSSAAAEASEP